The proteins below are encoded in one region of Belonocnema kinseyi isolate 2016_QV_RU_SX_M_011 chromosome 1, B_treatae_v1, whole genome shotgun sequence:
- the LOC117171388 gene encoding uncharacterized protein LOC117171388, translating into MAEISEILNEKKLFFGEEKEKRVIQNDTAKRSNLECLESKQNCVAQVAHLFTGLKLSKYELEKSKEADIEMSPVTTSSTESGSKNDQIFSAGKIISVIPHLSTVLVHPAPIHNSWLNVGTNLFIQKSKSGDDTKNILFFGKLEEVFGNVENPLYAVRLSPENYFPKVEDEVFYLWSDPSTSMFHIEFGNNGKSEVIYHR; encoded by the exons ATGGCAGAAATAAgtgaaatattaaatgaaaagaaattattttttggtgaagAAAAAGAGAAACGTGTTATTCAAAATGATACTGCTAAGAGGTCGAATCTCGAATGTctagaaagtaaacaaaattgtGT AGCTCAAGTCGCACATTTATTTACTGGATTAAAATTATCTAAGTATGAATTAGAGAAATCCAAGGAAGCAGACATCGAAATGTCTCCAGTGACCACAAGTTCGACTGAATCGGGATCAAAAAATGATCAGATTTTCTCGGcaggaaaaataatttctgttattccg caTTTGTCGACAGTTTTGGTACATCCAGCACCAATACACAATTCATGGTTGAACGTTGGTaccaatttatttattcaaaaatcaaagtcCGGTGACGAcacaaaaaatatcctttttttcgGAAAACTAGAAGAGGTTTTTGGAAATGTGGAGAATCCTTTATACGCTGTGCGCTTATCACcggaaaattattttccaaaagtggaagatgaagttttttatttatggaGTGATCCCAGCACTTCTATGTTTCACATCGAATTTGGAAATAACGGTAAATCCGAAGTAATCTACCACCGTTAA